Proteins encoded by one window of Microplitis demolitor isolate Queensland-Clemson2020A chromosome 6, iyMicDemo2.1a, whole genome shotgun sequence:
- the LOC128668118 gene encoding golgin subfamily A member 6-like protein 22, whose amino-acid sequence MAGDKTKEKSDEEREGSTYKEMTSDEERHERGKANGASAGMTKRRRGRPRTFKSTNSASKRDYGMKNGALEKFVFSQMDIIKAKAKKVENTDNINEVGTDWCRAGFQLARTPARNSRGSLQVEKDSNEEAKELDIIETINDRKDKQKDEVGKKTREQATQTGMSNWSQKQEMKDSEKNSEEKMWQLIAEIEDRVKTKVEELIMKSMEEIKACTRQETSKIGAQIIRSKCKEDQVEKERRHRQEIERLEKEIGKREQRIKEKDRVIKELSEKIKKEKENKTNIPNKTKATEEKKRKATRQSESRHKETRKE is encoded by the coding sequence ATGGCGGGAGACAAGACGAAGGAAAAAAGTGACGAGGAACGAGAGGGCAGCACATACAAAGAGATGACAAGTGACGAGGAAAGACATGAGAGAGGTAAAGCGAATGGCGCAAGCGCCGGGATGACCAAGAGAAGGAGGGGAAGGCCGCGCACATTCAAAAGTACAAATTCAGCGAGTAAAAGAGACTACGGTATGAAAAATGGAgcgttagaaaaatttgtgtttagTCAGATGGATATAATAAAGGCAAAAGCAAAAAAGGTAGAAAACACAGACAATATAAATGAGGTAGGAACAGACTGGTGCAGAGCCGGATTTCAGCTAGCGAGAACACCGGCAAGAAACAGTAGAGGAAGTCTGCAAGTTGAGAAGGACAGTAATGAAGAGGCGAAAGAGTTAGATATAATCGAGACAATCAATGATAGGAAAGACAAACAGAAAGATGAAGTGGGAAAAAAGACAAGAGAACAAGCAACGCAGACTGGAATGTCAAATTGGAGCCAAAAGCAGGAAATGAaggatagtgaaaaaaattcagaggaAAAGATGTGGCAATTGATCGCAGAGATAGAAGACAgggtaaaaacaaaagttgaagaattGATAATGAAATCAATGGAAGAAATAAAGGCATGTACAAGACAAGAAACCTCGAAGATAGGGGCCCAAATAATTAGGAGCAAATGTAAAGAAGACCAAGTGGAAAAGGAAAGAAGACACAGACAGGAAATAGAAAGATTAGAGAAGGAAATTGGTAAAAGAGAACAACGCATAAAGGAAAAGGACAGAGTAATTAAAGAgctaagtgaaaaaataaaaaaggagaaAGAAAATAAGACGAACATACCAAATAAGACAAAAGCAaccgaggaaaaaaaaaggaaagcaaCACGACAGTCAGAGTCACGACACAAAGAGACAAGGAAAGAGTAA